In a genomic window of Ralstonia nicotianae:
- a CDS encoding urease accessory protein UreD has product MRHPDFPVPPRIDAFASWEASLRLAFARRGGRTVLASCRHRGPLRVQKALYPEGEGVCHVVLLHPPAGIAGGDVLDIGIELGAEAHAVLTTPGATKWYKSPGRTAMQQVAIRLDAGARLDWLPQENIVFNQARPIIDLTLDLAPGAAAIGWDITMLGRHAAGESWQEGRIAMHTRLRCEGQPLWIESTAFDAQSPVLGATTGMAGFHVVGTLWAVGAGATEALAETLAEQLPYRDDLRAGVTCLTQDAPGRPSVLLLRVLARRPEDARALLSQTWLALREPIHGVAGRPLRLWAT; this is encoded by the coding sequence ATGCGCCATCCCGATTTTCCCGTTCCGCCCCGGATCGATGCATTCGCCTCCTGGGAAGCCTCGCTGCGGCTCGCATTCGCGCGCCGGGGCGGGCGCACCGTGCTGGCATCGTGCCGGCACCGGGGGCCGCTGCGCGTGCAGAAGGCGCTGTATCCGGAAGGCGAGGGCGTCTGCCATGTCGTGCTGCTGCATCCGCCCGCGGGCATCGCCGGCGGCGACGTGCTCGACATCGGCATCGAGCTGGGTGCCGAGGCGCATGCGGTGCTGACCACACCGGGCGCCACCAAGTGGTACAAGTCGCCCGGCCGCACCGCCATGCAGCAGGTGGCCATCCGCCTGGACGCCGGCGCGCGGCTCGACTGGCTGCCGCAGGAGAACATCGTCTTCAACCAGGCGCGCCCGATCATCGACCTGACGCTGGACCTCGCCCCGGGCGCCGCCGCCATCGGCTGGGACATCACCATGCTCGGCCGTCATGCCGCCGGCGAGTCCTGGCAGGAAGGCCGCATCGCCATGCACACGCGCCTGCGCTGCGAGGGGCAGCCGCTGTGGATCGAGTCCACGGCGTTCGATGCCCAGTCGCCCGTGCTGGGCGCGACGACGGGCATGGCCGGCTTTCACGTGGTCGGCACGCTGTGGGCCGTGGGGGCGGGCGCCACTGAAGCCCTTGCCGAGACACTGGCCGAGCAACTGCCTTACCGCGACGATCTCCGCGCCGGTGTGACGTGCCTGACGCAAGACGCGCCCGGCCGCCCGAGCGTGCTGCTGCTGCGCGTGCTGGCACGGCGGCCCGAAGACGCGCGCGCCCTGCTGAGCCAGACCTGGCTGGCGCTGCGCGAACCGATCCATGGCGTGGCGGGCCGTCCGCTGCGCCTGTGGGCGACGTGA
- a CDS encoding urease subunit gamma, with product MELTPREKDKLLIFTAALLAERRQARGLKLNYPEAVALISAAIMEGARDGKTVADLMYYGTTILSRGDVMDGVAEMIPDIQVEATFPDGTKLVTVHQPIV from the coding sequence GTGGAACTGACCCCGCGCGAAAAAGACAAGCTGCTGATCTTCACCGCCGCCTTGCTGGCCGAGCGTCGCCAGGCCCGCGGCCTCAAGCTCAACTATCCGGAGGCGGTCGCCCTGATCAGCGCCGCCATCATGGAGGGCGCGCGCGACGGCAAGACCGTGGCCGACCTGATGTACTACGGCACGACCATCCTCTCGCGCGGCGACGTGATGGACGGCGTGGCCGAGATGATCCCCGACATCCAGGTCGAGGCGACCTTTCCCGACGGCACCAAGCTGGTCACCGTGCACCAGCCGATCGTCTGA
- a CDS encoding HupE/UreJ family protein produces MTHSLSRFIRPAAAIALTLGASVAFAHPGHPGHTAGGSLLAGFLHPLTGADHLLAMVAVGVWSALAARAVRDALWAPVAFVALMVTGALLGAGGMALPMVEPMIAASLLVFGLLIATRAAMPRWAGALLCGGFALFHGYAHGTEFPAGAQAMFPSFVAGFAAATALLHAAGIGAGLALKPRLAWLARLSGVGVALYGAGLLAAAV; encoded by the coding sequence ATGACGCACTCCCTGTCTCGCTTCATCCGGCCCGCGGCCGCCATCGCGCTCACGCTGGGCGCCTCCGTAGCGTTTGCGCACCCGGGGCATCCGGGCCACACCGCCGGCGGTAGCCTGCTGGCCGGCTTCCTGCATCCGCTGACCGGTGCCGATCACCTGCTGGCCATGGTGGCCGTGGGCGTGTGGAGCGCGCTGGCCGCGCGCGCGGTGCGCGACGCGCTGTGGGCGCCGGTCGCCTTCGTCGCGCTGATGGTGACGGGTGCGCTGCTGGGCGCGGGCGGCATGGCGCTGCCGATGGTCGAGCCGATGATTGCCGCGTCGCTGCTGGTGTTCGGCCTGCTGATCGCCACGCGCGCGGCGATGCCGCGGTGGGCCGGCGCGCTGCTGTGCGGCGGCTTCGCGCTGTTCCACGGCTACGCGCACGGCACGGAATTCCCGGCCGGCGCGCAGGCGATGTTCCCGTCTTTCGTGGCCGGCTTTGCCGCCGCGACGGCGCTGCTGCACGCGGCGGGCATCGGCGCCGGGCTGGCCCTGAAGCCGCGCCTGGCGTGGCTGGCCCGCCTGTCGGGCGTGGGCGTCGCGCTGTACGGCGCCGGCCTGCTGGCCGCCGCGGTCTGA
- a CDS encoding urease subunit beta, with protein sequence MIPGELLPQDGDLELNAGRPTLTVTVANTGDRPVQIGSHYHFHEVNDALRFDREATRGYRLNIAAGTAVRFEPGQERTVELVALAGDRVVYGFAGRVMGKL encoded by the coding sequence ATGATCCCCGGCGAACTCCTGCCGCAGGACGGCGATCTCGAACTCAACGCGGGCCGGCCCACGCTGACGGTGACGGTGGCCAACACCGGCGATCGTCCCGTGCAGATCGGCTCGCACTACCACTTCCACGAAGTCAACGACGCGCTGCGCTTCGACCGCGAGGCCACGCGCGGCTACCGGCTCAACATCGCCGCCGGCACCGCCGTGCGCTTCGAGCCGGGGCAGGAGCGCACCGTGGAACTGGTGGCGCTGGCCGGGGACCGCGTGGTCTACGGCTTTGCCGGCCGCGTGATGGGCAAGCTCTGA
- the ureC gene encoding urease subunit alpha, with amino-acid sequence MTLKITRRAYAEMFGPTTGDRVRLADTDLIVEVERDYTIYGEEVKFGGGKVIRDGMGQSQRESKDCADTVITNALIIDHWGIVKADIGLKHGRIAAIGKAGNPDIQPGVNIVIGPGTEIIAGEGMIVTAGGVDTHIHFICPQQIDEALNSGVTTMIGGGTGPATGTYATTCTPGPWHLQRMLQAADAYPMNIGFLGKGNGSLPGALREQIDAGAIGLKLHEDWGSTPAAIDCCLGVADDTDTQVAIHTDTLNESGFVEATIAAFKGRTIHTYHTEGAGGGHAPDIIRVCGESNVLPSSTNPTRPFTVNTLDEHLDMLMVCHHLDASIAEDIAFAESRIRRETIAAEDILHDLGAFSMLSSDSQAMGRVGEVILRTWQTAHKMKAQRGKLAGDPNDARGGHDNFRVKRYVAKYTINPAITHGIAHEVGSIEVGKWADLVLWKPAFFGVKPSLILKGGMIASAAMGDANASIPTPQPVHYRPMFAAAGGALARSSLSFLSQSAAQAGVAERYGLAKTTAVVRGTRAVTKAQMIHNDWQPSITVDPETYQVVADGMLLTCEPAEVLPMAQRYFLF; translated from the coding sequence ATGACACTCAAGATCACCCGCCGCGCCTATGCGGAGATGTTCGGCCCGACCACCGGCGACCGCGTCCGCCTGGCCGACACCGACCTCATCGTCGAGGTCGAGCGCGACTACACGATCTACGGCGAAGAGGTGAAATTCGGCGGCGGCAAGGTCATCCGCGACGGCATGGGCCAGAGCCAGCGCGAATCGAAGGACTGCGCCGACACGGTCATCACCAACGCGCTGATCATCGACCACTGGGGCATCGTCAAGGCCGACATCGGCCTGAAGCACGGCCGCATCGCCGCCATCGGCAAGGCGGGCAATCCGGACATCCAGCCGGGCGTGAACATCGTCATCGGGCCGGGCACCGAGATCATCGCGGGCGAAGGCATGATCGTCACGGCGGGCGGGGTCGATACGCACATCCATTTCATCTGCCCGCAGCAGATCGACGAGGCGCTCAACAGCGGCGTGACGACCATGATCGGCGGCGGCACCGGGCCGGCCACAGGCACCTATGCGACCACCTGCACGCCGGGGCCGTGGCACCTGCAGCGCATGCTGCAGGCGGCCGATGCCTACCCGATGAACATCGGTTTCCTGGGCAAGGGCAACGGCAGCCTGCCCGGCGCGCTGCGCGAGCAGATCGATGCCGGCGCCATCGGCCTGAAGCTGCACGAAGACTGGGGCTCGACGCCCGCCGCCATCGACTGCTGCCTGGGCGTGGCCGACGACACCGACACGCAGGTCGCCATCCACACCGACACGCTCAACGAATCGGGCTTCGTCGAGGCGACCATCGCCGCGTTCAAGGGCCGCACCATCCACACGTATCACACCGAGGGGGCGGGCGGCGGCCATGCGCCGGACATCATCCGCGTGTGCGGCGAGTCCAACGTGCTGCCCTCGTCGACCAACCCGACGCGGCCGTTCACCGTCAACACGCTGGACGAGCACCTCGATATGCTGATGGTGTGCCACCATCTGGACGCCTCCATCGCCGAGGACATCGCCTTCGCCGAGAGCCGCATCCGCCGAGAAACCATCGCCGCCGAAGACATCCTGCACGACCTGGGCGCGTTCTCGATGCTCTCGAGCGACTCGCAGGCCATGGGCCGCGTCGGCGAGGTGATCCTGCGCACCTGGCAGACCGCGCACAAGATGAAGGCGCAGCGCGGCAAGCTGGCCGGCGACCCGAACGACGCGCGCGGCGGGCACGACAACTTCCGCGTCAAGCGCTACGTCGCCAAGTACACGATCAACCCCGCCATCACGCACGGTATCGCGCACGAGGTCGGCTCGATCGAGGTCGGCAAGTGGGCCGACCTGGTGCTGTGGAAGCCTGCCTTCTTCGGCGTCAAGCCGAGCCTGATTCTCAAGGGCGGCATGATTGCTTCGGCGGCGATGGGCGATGCCAATGCGTCGATCCCGACGCCGCAGCCGGTGCACTACCGGCCGATGTTCGCGGCGGCGGGCGGCGCGCTGGCGCGGTCGTCGCTGAGCTTCCTCTCGCAATCGGCGGCGCAGGCCGGCGTGGCCGAGCGCTACGGCCTCGCCAAGACGACCGCCGTCGTCCGGGGCACGCGCGCGGTCACCAAGGCGCAGATGATCCACAACGACTGGCAGCCCAGCATCACGGTCGATCCCGAGACCTACCAGGTCGTCGCCGACGGCATGCTGCTGACCTGCGAGCCGGCCGAGGTGCTGCCGATGGCGCAGCGCTATTTCCTGTTCTGA
- the ureE gene encoding urease accessory protein UreE, whose product MLSIDKHLPAPHGLAAVLVRRAPKLVLPFLARSRSRLRATLDDGREVAVVLPRGTVMRGGDVLVAEDGTLVEVQAAPEQVLRVTSDSRLALMRAAYHLGNRHTPVQVVADALQLEADPVLEDMLVRLGVAVTHVQAPFEPEAGAYGGGHRHGHDTTFEEDYAAAQALYREHHGHSNDRGCDHSHSHSHSHDHDHDHDHDHDHDHGHGQGHVHGPGCGHAHHHRHD is encoded by the coding sequence ATGCTGTCGATCGATAAACATCTTCCCGCGCCGCATGGCCTGGCCGCCGTGCTGGTCAGGCGCGCGCCCAAGCTGGTGCTGCCGTTCCTGGCGCGCAGCCGCAGCCGCCTGCGCGCCACGCTGGATGACGGACGCGAAGTCGCCGTCGTATTGCCGCGCGGCACCGTGATGCGCGGCGGCGACGTGCTGGTCGCCGAGGACGGTACGCTGGTGGAAGTGCAGGCCGCGCCCGAGCAGGTGCTGCGCGTCACCAGCGACAGCCGCCTGGCGCTGATGCGCGCGGCGTACCACCTCGGTAATCGCCATACGCCGGTGCAGGTGGTGGCCGACGCGCTGCAGCTCGAAGCCGACCCCGTGCTCGAAGACATGCTGGTGCGCCTGGGCGTGGCCGTCACGCACGTGCAAGCCCCGTTCGAGCCCGAGGCGGGAGCCTATGGCGGGGGCCACCGTCATGGGCACGACACCACGTTCGAGGAAGACTACGCCGCCGCGCAGGCGCTATACCGGGAACATCACGGCCATTCGAACGACCGCGGTTGCGATCACAGCCACAGCCACAGCCACAGCCACGATCACGATCACGATCACGATCACGATCACGATCACGATCACGGCCATGGGCAGGGCCATGTGCACGGCCCCGGCTGCGGTCACGCGCATCACCATCGCCATGACTAG
- a CDS encoding urease accessory protein UreF: MTSAAQLTALLHLASPALPVGAFSYSQGLEAAVEARHVHDEASAARWIAEGLAVLAACEAPLWLLQYADWQAGRLDAVAERDGWFLATRETRELRLETAQMGWSLARLIAQMGWGAPAMRDALAARAAITFPTAFAAAAVALGIEARDGLTAYSFAWVENQVAAAVKAIPLGQAAGQRILFGLHAAVGQAAEDAARRAACHPPELSTFSPGLGVLSARHETQYSRLFRS; this comes from the coding sequence ATGACTAGCGCCGCGCAGCTGACCGCGTTGCTGCACCTCGCCTCACCGGCGCTGCCGGTGGGGGCGTTCAGCTATTCGCAGGGGCTGGAAGCGGCGGTGGAGGCGCGCCACGTGCACGATGAGGCGTCCGCCGCGCGATGGATCGCCGAAGGGCTGGCGGTGCTGGCCGCCTGCGAGGCGCCGTTGTGGCTGCTGCAGTACGCCGACTGGCAGGCCGGCCGCCTGGACGCGGTGGCCGAGCGCGACGGCTGGTTTCTGGCCACGCGCGAGACCCGCGAACTGCGGCTGGAGACCGCGCAGATGGGCTGGTCGCTCGCCCGCCTGATCGCGCAGATGGGGTGGGGCGCCCCGGCCATGCGCGATGCGTTGGCCGCCCGTGCCGCCATCACGTTCCCGACCGCCTTTGCCGCCGCCGCCGTCGCGCTGGGCATCGAAGCACGCGACGGCCTCACCGCGTACAGCTTCGCCTGGGTGGAAAACCAGGTGGCCGCGGCGGTCAAGGCCATTCCGCTGGGGCAGGCGGCCGGCCAGCGCATCCTGTTCGGCCTGCATGCGGCGGTGGGGCAGGCGGCGGAAGACGCCGCGCGGCGCGCAGCCTGCCATCCGCCCGAACTCTCGACCTTCTCGCCCGGGCTCGGTGTCCTGTCGGCCCGGCACGAGACGCAATACTCACGACTCTTCCGTTCCTGA
- the ureG gene encoding urease accessory protein UreG — translation MRTKKLPALRVGVGGPVGSGKTTLLEMLCKAMRERYDLVAITNDIYTKEDQRLLTLSGALPAERIMGVETGGCPHTAIREDASINLEAVDRMLARFPDADVVFIESGGDNLAATFSPELSDLTIYVIDVAGGEKIPRKGGPGITKSDLLIINKTDLAPYVGASLDVMASDARKMRGDRPFVMCNLKEQAGLDAVVRFIEQQGMLAAPAAG, via the coding sequence ATGCGTACCAAGAAACTGCCCGCCCTGCGCGTCGGCGTGGGCGGCCCCGTCGGTTCCGGCAAGACCACGCTGCTGGAGATGCTGTGCAAGGCCATGCGCGAGCGCTATGACCTCGTCGCCATCACCAATGACATCTACACCAAGGAAGACCAGCGCCTGCTGACCCTCTCCGGCGCGCTGCCGGCCGAGCGCATCATGGGCGTGGAGACGGGCGGCTGCCCGCACACCGCCATCCGCGAAGATGCCTCGATCAACCTCGAAGCCGTCGACCGCATGCTCGCGCGGTTTCCGGATGCCGACGTCGTCTTCATCGAATCCGGCGGCGACAACCTGGCGGCCACCTTCAGCCCCGAGCTGTCGGACCTGACGATCTACGTGATCGACGTGGCGGGCGGCGAGAAGATTCCGCGCAAGGGCGGTCCGGGCATCACCAAGTCGGACCTGCTGATCATCAACAAGACCGACCTCGCGCCGTATGTCGGTGCCTCGCTGGACGTGATGGCCAGCGACGCGCGCAAGATGCGCGGCGACCGCCCGTTCGTGATGTGCAACCTGAAGGAGCAGGCCGGGCTGGACGCGGTCGTGCGCTTCATCGAGCAGCAGGGCATGCTGGCGGCGCCCGCCGCGGGCTGA
- a CDS encoding fatty acid desaturase family protein — protein sequence MAYKSIGYHSSMPKEKLASFRREFSARNHWLALLYVICVPASMLVGGYMAWSFSVDGSLGAARWVMEAVVCIFFARQLRAMENIVHFGSHLNITSKRSVNDAIVNAVAAVPTFQWVQRYRVFHNKHHVLFGGDDDPCKNRIEAINGIRDRVESRQLGLVSGIVYGIYSFYREVGSNRTILLYSLLYHAAAYFAMNALNPEFAGFFYGHLLVAGLLVLPCLRLVAEWSEHDYAASDTEAQATFNNCSFVDKLIFHPAGDAYHLLHHLYPAIPWWRQGAAHRYLMAEDYNYRTLMHRADFFQRLAIAQHDMSEAK from the coding sequence ATGGCGTACAAATCCATTGGTTACCATAGCTCGATGCCGAAAGAGAAATTGGCGAGTTTCAGGCGCGAATTCAGCGCGAGAAATCATTGGCTCGCCCTGCTGTATGTCATATGCGTGCCGGCGAGCATGCTCGTGGGCGGCTACATGGCCTGGTCATTCTCGGTCGATGGGAGCCTCGGGGCCGCCCGCTGGGTCATGGAAGCGGTGGTGTGCATCTTCTTCGCCCGCCAGCTGCGGGCCATGGAAAACATCGTTCACTTCGGCAGCCATCTGAACATCACCAGCAAGCGCAGCGTGAATGACGCCATCGTCAACGCCGTCGCGGCCGTTCCGACCTTCCAGTGGGTGCAGCGATACCGGGTGTTTCACAACAAGCACCACGTGCTGTTCGGTGGTGACGACGATCCCTGCAAGAACCGGATCGAGGCGATCAACGGCATCCGCGATCGCGTCGAGTCGCGGCAGCTCGGGCTGGTTTCCGGAATCGTCTACGGCATCTATTCGTTCTATCGGGAAGTGGGGTCGAACCGGACGATCCTGCTCTATTCGCTGCTCTATCACGCGGCGGCCTATTTCGCCATGAATGCGCTGAACCCGGAGTTCGCCGGCTTCTTCTACGGCCACCTGCTGGTTGCGGGCCTGCTGGTCCTGCCGTGCCTGCGGCTGGTCGCCGAATGGTCCGAGCATGACTACGCCGCCTCGGACACGGAAGCCCAGGCGACGTTCAACAACTGCTCGTTTGTCGACAAGCTGATCTTTCATCCGGCCGGCGATGCCTATCACCTGCTGCATCACCTGTATCCTGCGATCCCCTGGTGGCGCCAGGGAGCGGCGCACCGATATCTGATGGCCGAAGACTACAACTACCGCACCTTGATGCACCGGGCCGATTTCTTCCAGCGCCTCGCCATCGCGCAACACGACATGTCCGAAGCAAAATGA
- a CDS encoding LysE/ArgO family amino acid transporter, whose product MNAATQGLILGFSLILAIGSQNAFILRQGILGRHVFVLCSVCALSDALLIVAGVSGFFVLVKHTPYIVDVARYGGAAFILWYGISRLLSALRGDSQMDISKAKEADSLPKALLSCLAFTFLNPHVYLDTVFLIGSISAQFGDESWKFGVGASAASLIFFFCLGYGAALLRPLFSSPVAWRILDFVIGVTMLMLAGKLAFLQT is encoded by the coding sequence ATGAACGCAGCAACCCAAGGATTGATTCTCGGTTTCTCCCTGATCCTGGCCATCGGATCGCAGAATGCCTTCATCTTGCGGCAGGGCATCCTGGGCCGGCATGTGTTCGTGCTGTGCTCGGTGTGTGCCCTGTCCGACGCCCTGCTGATCGTGGCGGGCGTGTCGGGGTTCTTTGTGCTGGTCAAGCACACGCCCTATATTGTGGACGTGGCACGGTATGGCGGCGCGGCGTTCATCCTGTGGTACGGAATCTCGAGATTGCTGTCCGCGCTGCGCGGCGACAGCCAGATGGACATCTCGAAGGCCAAGGAAGCCGATTCCCTGCCCAAGGCGCTGCTCAGTTGCCTGGCGTTCACCTTTCTCAATCCGCATGTCTATCTCGATACGGTCTTCCTGATCGGGTCGATTTCGGCGCAGTTCGGCGATGAGTCCTGGAAATTCGGCGTGGGCGCGAGCGCGGCGTCGCTGATTTTCTTCTTCTGCCTGGGGTACGGCGCGGCGTTGCTGCGTCCGCTGTTCTCGAGCCCCGTGGCCTGGCGGATTCTCGATTTCGTGATCGGCGTCACCATGCTGATGCTGGCGGGCAAGCTGGCGTTCCTGCAGACCTGA
- a CDS encoding methyltransferase family protein: MAPSPKLAAITVVSVLAFLGLAVLGWGGLAAFLAHPARVALVAVTAVLTAAALCSEGNLSAGEREDRANRWVLPVFGVIGVLSAWLPAYTDRHDLWSLDGDTARWLGIVLYAAGGALRLWPVFVLGKRFSGLVAIQPGHQLVTDGVYGVVRNPSYLGLLANTLGWVLAFRSLAGVVLTLLLIPPLVARIRAEEALLRTQFGEAYDAYCARTWRLIPGVY, translated from the coding sequence ATGGCACCCTCCCCCAAGCTCGCGGCCATTACGGTGGTCTCCGTGCTGGCGTTTCTCGGCCTGGCCGTGCTGGGCTGGGGCGGCCTGGCGGCCTTTCTCGCCCACCCGGCGCGCGTGGCGCTGGTGGCGGTCACCGCCGTGCTGACGGCGGCGGCGCTGTGCTCCGAAGGCAACCTCAGCGCCGGCGAGCGCGAAGACCGCGCCAACCGCTGGGTGCTGCCGGTCTTTGGCGTGATCGGCGTGCTCAGCGCCTGGCTGCCCGCCTACACCGACCGGCACGACCTCTGGAGCCTCGACGGCGACACAGCGCGCTGGCTGGGCATCGTGCTGTACGCGGCGGGCGGCGCGCTGCGGCTGTGGCCGGTGTTCGTGCTGGGCAAGCGGTTCAGCGGCCTGGTGGCGATCCAGCCGGGGCATCAGCTGGTGACCGACGGCGTGTACGGCGTGGTGCGCAACCCGAGCTACCTGGGCTTGCTGGCCAACACGCTCGGCTGGGTGCTGGCGTTCCGCTCGCTGGCGGGCGTGGTGCTCACGCTGCTGCTGATTCCGCCGCTGGTGGCCCGCATCCGCGCGGAGGAGGCGCTGCTGCGCACCCAGTTCGGCGAGGCCTACGACGCCTACTGCGCACGAACGTGGCGGCTGATCCCCGGTGTGTACTGA
- a CDS encoding glutathione S-transferase N-terminal domain-containing protein, whose amino-acid sequence MIDVYSWATPNGHKVHIMLEECGLPYRVHAVNIGAGDQFKPEFLKISPNNKIPAIVDQDGPDGQPISLFESGAILLYLAGKTGKFLPEDVRGKYEVLQWLMFQMGGVGPMLGQTHHFRIYAPEKIDYAINRYTNEAKRLYGVIDKRLSESKYLGGPDYSIADIATWPWLRSWQNQGIVLSDYPRLQRWFEAIEARPAVQRAVKVLAKERSPLQDDKEREVLFGATQYARR is encoded by the coding sequence ATGATCGACGTCTACAGCTGGGCCACACCCAACGGGCACAAGGTTCACATCATGCTGGAGGAATGCGGACTGCCCTACCGCGTCCATGCCGTCAACATCGGCGCTGGCGACCAGTTCAAACCCGAGTTCCTGAAGATCAGCCCGAACAACAAGATTCCGGCCATCGTCGACCAGGACGGGCCGGACGGCCAGCCGATCTCGCTGTTCGAGTCGGGGGCCATCCTGCTGTACCTCGCCGGCAAAACCGGCAAGTTCCTGCCCGAGGACGTGCGCGGCAAGTACGAGGTGCTGCAATGGCTGATGTTCCAGATGGGCGGCGTCGGCCCGATGCTCGGCCAGACGCACCACTTCCGCATCTACGCGCCCGAGAAGATCGACTACGCGATCAACCGCTATACCAACGAGGCCAAGCGCCTGTATGGCGTGATCGACAAGCGCCTGTCGGAATCCAAGTACCTGGGCGGCCCGGACTACTCCATCGCCGACATCGCCACCTGGCCGTGGCTGCGCAGCTGGCAGAACCAGGGGATCGTGCTGTCGGACTACCCCAGGCTGCAGCGCTGGTTCGAGGCCATCGAGGCGCGCCCCGCCGTGCAGCGCGCGGTGAAGGTGCTGGCCAAGGAACGCTCGCCCCTGCAGGACGACAAGGAACGCGAGGTGCTGTTCGGCGCGACGCAATACGCGCGCCGCTAG
- a CDS encoding acyl-CoA dehydrogenase family protein, with product MHFDYSPKVKEMQARLLDFFDRHIYPNEHRFHEEVEANRRAGNAWVPTRVIEALKPLAREAGLWNLFLPRSPRAPEGLSNLEYAPLCEIMGRVPWAPEVFNCSAPDTGNMETLERYASEALKDRWLEPLLRGEIRSAFLMTEPAVASSDATNIECRIERQGDDYVINGRKWWSSGAGDPRCAVYIVMGKTNPDAGRHEQQSMIVVPADAPGITVLRPLSVFGYDDAPHGHMEVDLKNVRVPATNILLGEGRGFEIAQGRLGPGRIHHCMRSIGVAERALELMCKRLSSRIAFGKPIAQHSVWHERIAEARCMIEQARLLTLKAAYMMDTVGNKVARAEIAMIKVVAPNVACQVIDWAIQAHGGGGVSGDFPLASAYAHQRTLRLADGPDEVHRAAIAKLELAKHLHRLADVVDMPIARGA from the coding sequence ATGCATTTCGACTACTCGCCCAAGGTCAAGGAGATGCAGGCCCGCCTGCTCGACTTCTTCGACCGGCACATCTATCCGAACGAGCACCGATTCCACGAAGAAGTCGAAGCCAACCGCCGCGCCGGCAACGCCTGGGTCCCGACCCGGGTGATCGAGGCGCTCAAGCCGCTGGCGCGCGAGGCCGGGCTGTGGAACCTGTTCCTGCCGCGCTCGCCGCGCGCGCCGGAAGGCCTGTCGAACCTCGAATACGCGCCGCTGTGCGAGATCATGGGCCGTGTGCCCTGGGCGCCCGAGGTGTTCAACTGTTCCGCGCCGGACACCGGCAACATGGAGACGCTGGAGCGCTACGCTTCCGAGGCGCTGAAAGACCGCTGGCTCGAGCCGCTGCTGCGCGGCGAGATCCGCTCGGCCTTCCTGATGACCGAGCCGGCCGTGGCCTCGTCGGATGCCACCAACATCGAGTGCCGCATCGAGCGCCAGGGCGACGACTACGTCATCAACGGACGCAAGTGGTGGTCCTCCGGCGCCGGCGATCCGCGCTGCGCGGTCTACATCGTGATGGGCAAGACCAACCCGGATGCGGGCCGCCACGAGCAGCAATCGATGATCGTGGTGCCGGCCGACGCGCCGGGCATCACCGTCCTGCGGCCGCTGTCGGTGTTCGGCTACGACGACGCGCCGCACGGCCACATGGAAGTCGATCTGAAGAACGTGCGCGTGCCGGCCACCAACATCCTGCTGGGCGAGGGACGCGGCTTCGAGATCGCGCAGGGCCGCCTGGGTCCGGGCCGCATCCACCACTGCATGCGCAGCATCGGCGTGGCCGAGCGCGCGCTGGAGCTGATGTGCAAGCGCCTGTCGAGCCGCATCGCCTTCGGCAAGCCGATCGCGCAGCACAGCGTCTGGCACGAGCGCATCGCCGAGGCGCGCTGCATGATCGAGCAGGCGCGCCTGCTCACGCTCAAGGCCGCGTACATGATGGACACCGTCGGCAACAAGGTCGCCCGCGCCGAGATCGCGATGATCAAGGTGGTGGCGCCCAACGTCGCCTGCCAGGTCATCGACTGGGCCATCCAGGCGCACGGCGGCGGCGGCGTGTCGGGCGACTTCCCGCTCGCCTCGGCCTATGCGCACCAGCGCACGCTGCGCCTGGCCGACGGCCCGGACGAGGTGCACCGCGCGGCCATCGCCAAACTGGAACTGGCCAAGCACCTGCATCGGCTGGCGGACGTGGTCGACATGCCGATCGCGCGCGGCGCCTGA